The proteins below come from a single Crossiella sp. CA-258035 genomic window:
- a CDS encoding GMC family oxidoreductase translates to MTQLASNNDYDVLVIGSGFGGSVAALRLVEKGYRVAVLEAGRRFADEEFAKTSWDLRRFLWAPKFGCFGVQRIHLLRNVLILAGAGVGGGSLNYANTLYRPLKPFYRDQQWAHITDWEAELAPYYEQATRMLGVVPNPSTTPSDEVIKDVAEDMGVAGTFHTTPVGVFFDRPGERAADPYFGGAGPERTGCTECGSCMTGCRVGAKNTLMKNYLYLAERKGAEVFPLTTVTGLRRRADGGWVVATERTGSWLRKGRRTFTAGQVVLAAGTWGTQNLLHKLRDNGSLPALSPRLGQLTRTNSEAILGAKASKVDPNRDFTKGVAITSSFHPDEDTHIEPVRYGKGSNAMGLLQAPAVATMLRHPLLTLRNLSVRRWSERTVILLVMQSLNNSITTFTKRGWLGGRKLSSKQGHGAPNPNSIPAGVKAAELAADKIDGIPGGAISEMFNIPMTAHFLGGCPIGLDAEHGVIDPYHRVHGYPGLSIVDGSAISANLGVNPSLTITAQAERALSLWPNKGEADPRPAQGAPYQRLSPVPPVSPAVPAAAPGALRLPIVS, encoded by the coding sequence ATGACCCAACTCGCCAGTAACAACGACTACGACGTCCTGGTGATCGGTTCCGGCTTCGGTGGCAGCGTGGCCGCGCTGCGGCTGGTGGAGAAGGGCTACCGGGTGGCGGTGCTGGAGGCCGGGCGCCGCTTCGCCGACGAGGAGTTCGCCAAGACCTCCTGGGACCTGCGCCGGTTCCTCTGGGCGCCGAAGTTCGGCTGCTTCGGCGTGCAGCGGATCCACCTGCTGCGCAACGTGCTCATCCTGGCCGGGGCCGGGGTCGGCGGCGGGTCGCTGAACTACGCGAACACGCTGTACCGGCCGCTCAAGCCGTTCTACCGGGACCAGCAGTGGGCGCACATCACCGACTGGGAGGCCGAGCTCGCGCCCTACTACGAGCAGGCCACCCGGATGCTCGGCGTGGTGCCCAACCCGAGCACCACGCCCTCGGACGAGGTGATCAAGGACGTGGCCGAGGACATGGGCGTGGCCGGGACCTTCCACACCACCCCGGTCGGCGTGTTCTTCGACCGGCCCGGCGAGCGCGCCGCGGACCCGTACTTCGGCGGCGCCGGGCCGGAGCGCACCGGCTGCACCGAGTGCGGCTCCTGCATGACCGGCTGCCGGGTGGGCGCGAAGAACACGCTGATGAAGAACTACCTCTACCTGGCCGAGCGCAAGGGCGCGGAGGTCTTCCCGCTGACCACGGTCACCGGCCTGCGCCGGCGTGCCGACGGCGGCTGGGTGGTGGCCACCGAGCGCACCGGCTCCTGGCTGCGCAAGGGCCGCCGCACCTTCACCGCCGGCCAGGTGGTGCTCGCGGCAGGCACCTGGGGCACCCAGAACCTGCTGCACAAGCTGCGGGACAACGGTTCGCTGCCCGCGCTCTCGCCGAGGCTGGGCCAGCTCACCCGCACCAACTCCGAGGCCATCCTGGGCGCGAAGGCGTCCAAGGTGGACCCGAACCGGGACTTCACCAAGGGCGTGGCCATCACCTCCTCGTTCCACCCCGACGAGGACACCCACATCGAGCCGGTCCGCTACGGCAAGGGCAGCAACGCGATGGGCCTGCTCCAGGCGCCCGCGGTGGCCACCATGCTGCGGCACCCGCTGCTCACCCTGCGGAACCTCTCGGTGCGCAGGTGGAGCGAGCGCACGGTGATCCTGCTGGTGATGCAGAGCCTGAACAACTCGATCACCACCTTCACCAAGCGCGGCTGGCTGGGCGGCCGCAAGCTCAGCTCCAAGCAGGGCCACGGCGCGCCCAACCCGAACTCCATCCCGGCCGGGGTCAAGGCCGCCGAACTTGCCGCTGACAAGATCGACGGCATCCCCGGCGGCGCGATCAGCGAGATGTTCAACATCCCGATGACCGCGCACTTCCTCGGCGGCTGCCCGATCGGCCTGGACGCCGAGCACGGTGTGATCGACCCCTACCACCGGGTGCACGGCTACCCCGGGTTGTCCATCGTGGACGGCTCGGCCATCTCGGCGAACCTGGGCGTGAACCCCTCGCTGACCATCACCGCCCAGGCCGAGCGCGCGCTCTCGCTGTGGCCGAACAAGGGCGAGGCCGACCCCCGGCCCGCCCAGGGTGCTCCTTACCAGCGCCTGAGCCCCGTCCCCCCGGTCAGCCCGGCCGTGCCCGCCGCCGCTCCCGGCGCGCTCCGCCTGCCCATCGTGAGCTGA
- a CDS encoding aldehyde dehydrogenase family protein — protein MTDLEPPKPRPSFIAGSPEPGVGELVVRHPFDGSEVATVGVPGPEQVERAVAAAAAVFTEFRSSPAHLRANALAHVSKRLAERTEEIAEIITAENGKPLKWAVGEVGRAVHTFRLAAEEARRFTGELTRLDTDPAAEGRVAMIKRVPRGPVLGISPFNFPLNLVAHKVAPALAVGAPIIIKPAPRTPLTALILGEILAETDLPKGAFSVLPVGNEETAALVRDERLPVVSFTGSGPVGFSIMDSAPRKHVVLELGGNAAAVVCGDWSSEADLDFAAKRIALFSNYQAGQSCIAVQRVLVDRAVYEDFLPRLLSAVGALRTGSPHDPEVEVGPLVDEAAAERVEQWISEATGAGAKVLAGGTREGATVAPTVLTEVPKDAKVWCEEVFGPVLAVAAVDGVDEAFAEVNDSAFGLQAGVFTHDIQTAFRAGTELEVGGVIIGDVPSYRADQLPYGGVKGSGVGREGVRTTMNDFTEERVVVLTGVSW, from the coding sequence ATGACCGACCTGGAGCCCCCGAAGCCCCGACCGTCCTTCATCGCCGGATCGCCCGAGCCGGGCGTCGGCGAGCTGGTCGTGCGCCACCCCTTCGACGGCAGCGAGGTCGCCACCGTCGGGGTGCCAGGACCGGAGCAGGTCGAGCGCGCCGTGGCCGCGGCCGCCGCGGTGTTCACCGAGTTCCGCTCCTCCCCCGCGCACCTGCGGGCGAACGCGCTGGCGCACGTGTCCAAGCGGCTGGCCGAGCGGACCGAGGAGATCGCCGAGATCATCACCGCCGAGAACGGCAAGCCGCTGAAGTGGGCGGTCGGCGAGGTCGGCCGCGCGGTGCACACCTTCCGGCTGGCCGCGGAGGAGGCGCGCCGGTTCACCGGCGAGCTGACCAGGCTGGACACCGACCCGGCCGCCGAGGGCAGGGTGGCGATGATCAAGCGCGTCCCGCGTGGCCCGGTGCTGGGCATCTCGCCGTTCAACTTCCCGCTGAACCTGGTGGCGCACAAGGTGGCTCCGGCGCTGGCGGTGGGCGCGCCGATCATCATCAAGCCCGCGCCGCGCACCCCGCTGACCGCGCTGATCCTGGGCGAGATCCTGGCCGAGACCGACCTGCCCAAGGGCGCGTTCTCGGTGCTGCCGGTGGGCAACGAGGAGACCGCGGCGCTGGTGCGGGACGAGCGGTTGCCGGTGGTCAGCTTCACCGGATCGGGGCCGGTGGGCTTCTCGATCATGGACTCGGCGCCGCGCAAGCACGTGGTGCTGGAGCTGGGCGGCAACGCGGCCGCGGTGGTCTGCGGCGACTGGAGCTCCGAGGCCGACCTGGACTTCGCGGCCAAGCGGATCGCGCTGTTCAGCAACTACCAGGCCGGGCAGTCCTGCATCGCGGTGCAGCGGGTGCTGGTGGACCGCGCGGTGTACGAGGACTTCCTGCCCAGGCTGCTCAGCGCGGTGGGCGCGCTGCGCACCGGCAGCCCGCACGACCCGGAGGTGGAGGTCGGGCCGCTGGTCGACGAGGCCGCCGCCGAGCGGGTGGAGCAGTGGATCTCCGAGGCCACCGGGGCCGGGGCGAAGGTGCTGGCCGGGGGCACCAGGGAGGGCGCCACGGTGGCACCGACCGTGCTCACCGAGGTGCCCAAGGACGCCAAGGTGTGGTGCGAGGAGGTCTTCGGGCCGGTGCTCGCCGTCGCCGCGGTGGACGGCGTGGACGAGGCATTCGCCGAGGTCAACGACTCCGCCTTCGGCTTGCAGGCCGGGGTGTTCACCCACGACATCCAGACCGCGTTCCGGGCAGGCACCGAGCTGGAGGTGGGTGGGGTGATCATCGGCGATGTGCCGTCCTACCGCGCGGACCAGCTGCCCTACGGCGGGGTCAAGGGCTCCGGCGTCGGGCGCGAGGGCGTGCGCACCACGATGAACGACTTCACCGAGGAGCGGGTGGTGGTGCTGACCGGCGTCAGCTGGTGA
- the guaA gene encoding glutamine-hydrolyzing GMP synthase gives MASNTDRPVLVVDFGAQYAQLIARRVRETQVYSEVVPSTEPVEELLKRDPAAIVLSGGPSSVYEDGAPQVDPELFEAGVPVFGICYGFQAMAVALGGATEHTGTREYGRTELAITQDGGVLHEDLPGHHPVWMSHGDCVTKAPEGFTVTATSSGAPVAAFENVDRRFAGVQYHPEVLHSPHGQEVLRRFLHDIAGVRPQWTTSSIVDEQVELIRAQVGTGKAICGLSGGVDSAVAAALVNRAIGDRLTCVFVDHGLLRAGERAQVERDYVAATGVRLVTVDAQERFLTALAGVTDPEEKRKIIGREFIRVFEQAASDLQAEAGAQGEHYDFLVQGTLYPDVVESGGGTGAANIKSHHNVGGLPEDLQFKLVEPLRALFKDEVRRVGLELGLPETIVHRQPFPGPGLGIRIIGEVTADRLAILRSADAIAREELTAAGLDRTIWQCPVVLLADVRSVGVQGDGRTYGHPVVLRPVSSEDAMTADWTRLPYDVLERISTRITNEVNDVNRVVLDVTSKPPGTIEWE, from the coding sequence GTGGCCAGTAACACCGACCGCCCCGTGCTCGTCGTCGACTTCGGCGCCCAGTACGCCCAGCTGATCGCCCGCCGCGTCCGCGAGACCCAGGTGTACTCCGAGGTCGTGCCCTCCACCGAACCGGTCGAGGAGCTGCTCAAGCGCGACCCGGCCGCGATCGTGCTCTCCGGCGGCCCGTCCAGCGTGTACGAGGACGGCGCGCCGCAGGTCGACCCGGAGCTGTTCGAGGCGGGCGTCCCGGTGTTCGGCATCTGCTACGGCTTCCAGGCCATGGCGGTCGCGCTGGGCGGGGCCACCGAGCACACCGGCACCAGGGAGTACGGCCGCACCGAGCTGGCCATCACGCAGGACGGCGGGGTGCTGCACGAGGACCTGCCCGGCCACCACCCGGTGTGGATGAGCCACGGCGACTGCGTGACCAAGGCCCCCGAGGGCTTCACCGTCACCGCCACCAGCTCCGGCGCGCCAGTGGCCGCCTTCGAGAACGTGGACCGCCGTTTCGCCGGGGTCCAGTACCACCCCGAGGTGCTGCACTCCCCGCACGGCCAGGAGGTGCTGCGCCGCTTCCTGCACGACATCGCCGGGGTCCGCCCGCAGTGGACCACCTCCTCCATCGTGGACGAGCAGGTCGAGCTGATCCGCGCCCAGGTCGGCACGGGCAAGGCCATCTGCGGCCTCTCCGGCGGGGTGGACTCCGCGGTGGCCGCTGCCCTGGTGAACCGGGCCATCGGCGACCGGCTGACCTGCGTGTTCGTCGACCACGGCCTGCTGCGCGCGGGCGAGCGGGCCCAGGTCGAGCGGGACTACGTGGCCGCCACCGGCGTCCGCCTGGTCACCGTGGACGCCCAGGAGCGGTTCCTCACCGCGCTGGCCGGGGTCACCGACCCGGAGGAGAAGCGCAAGATCATCGGCCGCGAGTTCATCCGGGTCTTCGAGCAGGCCGCCAGTGACCTGCAGGCCGAGGCGGGCGCGCAGGGCGAGCACTACGACTTCCTGGTCCAGGGCACCCTGTACCCGGACGTGGTGGAGTCCGGCGGCGGCACCGGCGCGGCCAACATCAAGAGCCACCACAACGTCGGCGGCCTGCCGGAGGACCTCCAGTTCAAGTTGGTCGAGCCGCTGCGCGCACTGTTCAAGGACGAGGTCCGCCGGGTCGGCCTGGAACTGGGCCTGCCCGAGACCATCGTGCACCGCCAGCCCTTCCCCGGCCCCGGCCTGGGCATCCGGATCATCGGCGAGGTCACCGCGGACCGGCTGGCCATCCTGCGCTCGGCCGACGCCATCGCCCGCGAGGAGCTGACCGCGGCCGGCCTGGACCGCACCATCTGGCAGTGCCCGGTGGTGCTGCTGGCCGACGTCCGCTCGGTCGGCGTGCAGGGCGACGGCCGCACCTACGGCCACCCGGTGGTGCTGCGCCCGGTCTCCAGCGAGGACGCGATGACCGCGGACTGGACCCGGCTGCCCTACGACGTGCTGGAGCGCATCTCCACCCGGATCACCAACGAGGTCAACGACGTCAACCGGGTCGTCCTGGACGTCACCAGCAAGCCCCCGGGCACCATCGAGTGGGAGTGA
- a CDS encoding FAD-binding oxidoreductase: protein MDRRGFLRLAGAGAAALATGACGAGAEAPPSGTSATTTPPGTTGPPPPPDWAALRAKVPVLLPPDKDFTAAWSPFNSALQLPPPAALARCEIPEQVQECLEVARRSKIPVAARSGGHSYAGFSAPAGGLVVDVSPMREVRVQADGTAVIGAGAKLADVYAGLARAGRALPAGSCPSVGIAGLALGGGIGVLARKFGLTCDHLRSAQVVLADGSLRTASADSEQELFWALRGGGGGNFALVTQFEFGTVPAPGLTVFSLRFPAGSAASVLGAWQDWIGSAPPELWSICHLLGGTPPAAMVAGCYVGGAGGLNPLLDQLVSAANAKPTQRMAQPKGYLDAMRHFAGHGGGKREGFAAASRIVEHKITNLDRVVGQVQGRKMDLLFDGLGGAVGEIGVADTAFPHRKALASVQIYAPAERAEHARQLAAVTEVRDALTGLVGKGSYVNYLDAAQQDWAKAYYGPNLDRLRAVATRYDPDGVFRFAQGLTS from the coding sequence ATGGATCGACGAGGATTCCTGCGGCTGGCCGGGGCCGGCGCCGCGGCACTGGCCACCGGCGCGTGCGGCGCTGGCGCGGAGGCGCCGCCCAGCGGCACCAGCGCCACCACCACCCCGCCGGGCACCACCGGCCCGCCCCCGCCGCCGGACTGGGCCGCGCTGCGCGCCAAGGTCCCGGTGCTGCTGCCGCCAGACAAGGACTTCACCGCCGCCTGGTCCCCGTTCAACTCCGCGCTCCAACTGCCGCCCCCGGCCGCGCTGGCCCGCTGCGAGATCCCGGAGCAGGTGCAGGAATGCCTTGAGGTGGCGCGCAGGTCCAAGATCCCGGTGGCCGCGCGCAGCGGCGGGCACAGCTACGCGGGCTTCAGCGCCCCGGCAGGCGGCCTGGTGGTCGACGTGTCCCCGATGCGCGAGGTGCGGGTGCAGGCCGACGGCACCGCGGTGATCGGCGCGGGCGCCAAGCTCGCCGACGTCTATGCCGGACTGGCCCGCGCCGGCCGCGCGCTGCCCGCCGGGTCCTGCCCCTCGGTGGGCATCGCCGGACTCGCCCTTGGCGGCGGGATCGGCGTGCTGGCCCGCAAGTTCGGCCTCACCTGCGACCACCTGCGCTCCGCCCAGGTGGTGCTGGCCGACGGCTCGCTGCGCACCGCCTCGGCCGACTCCGAGCAGGAGCTGTTCTGGGCCCTGCGCGGCGGTGGCGGCGGCAACTTCGCGCTGGTCACCCAGTTCGAGTTCGGCACCGTGCCCGCGCCCGGCCTGACCGTGTTCTCGCTGCGCTTCCCGGCCGGGTCCGCGGCCTCGGTGCTCGGCGCCTGGCAGGACTGGATCGGCTCGGCCCCGCCGGAGCTGTGGTCGATCTGCCACCTGCTCGGCGGCACGCCACCGGCCGCCATGGTCGCCGGGTGCTACGTCGGCGGCGCGGGCGGGCTGAACCCGCTGCTGGACCAGCTGGTCAGCGCCGCGAACGCGAAGCCGACCCAGCGGATGGCGCAGCCCAAGGGCTACCTGGACGCGATGCGGCACTTCGCCGGCCACGGCGGCGGCAAGCGCGAGGGCTTCGCCGCCGCCTCCCGGATCGTGGAGCACAAGATCACCAACCTGGACCGGGTGGTCGGCCAGGTCCAGGGCCGCAAGATGGACCTGCTCTTCGACGGCCTCGGCGGCGCGGTCGGCGAGATCGGCGTGGCCGACACCGCCTTCCCGCACCGCAAGGCACTGGCCAGCGTGCAGATCTACGCCCCGGCCGAACGCGCCGAGCACGCCAGGCAGCTCGCCGCGGTCACCGAGGTGCGGGACGCGCTGACCGGCCTGGTCGGCAAGGGCAGCTACGTGAACTACCTGGACGCGGCGCAGCAGGACTGGGCGAAGGCGTACTACGGCCCGAACCTGGACCGGCTGCGCGCGGTGGCTACCCGCTACGACCCGGACGGGGTGTTCCGCTTCGCCCAGGGGCTCACCAGCTGA
- a CDS encoding LacI family DNA-binding transcriptional regulator: MKTPPALAHGLGRPTLEDVAAVAGVSRATVSRVINDSPRVSPEAREAVHTAVRQLGYVPNKAARTLVTRRTEAIALVLSEAENKVFDDPHFATVVRTATEELSTMDTQMVLMLTQDETTHARVLRFLGAGHVDGALLLAPHKRDPLPEAVANLPIPVVFGGKLWMPEDGLHLVDNDNVGGARMATEHLLGLGRRTVATITGPTDEKAALDRLTGWQQAMGVSQERADRLTACGEFTRQGGEQAMRELLERLPELDAVFAANDLMADGALRALRAAGKRVPEDIAVIGFDDQPAVAPLSDPPLTTIRQHPAEQMRRMVRTLLRLVAGEEVEPGREVLPTELIRRASA; the protein is encoded by the coding sequence GTGAAGACGCCGCCAGCCCTCGCGCACGGACTCGGCCGCCCGACCCTGGAGGACGTGGCCGCGGTGGCGGGCGTGTCCCGCGCGACCGTGTCCCGGGTGATCAACGACTCGCCCCGGGTCAGCCCGGAGGCGCGCGAGGCTGTGCACACCGCGGTCCGCCAGCTGGGTTACGTGCCGAACAAGGCGGCCAGGACGCTGGTCACCCGGCGCACCGAGGCGATCGCGCTGGTGCTCTCCGAGGCGGAGAACAAGGTCTTCGACGACCCGCACTTCGCCACCGTGGTCCGCACCGCCACCGAGGAACTGTCCACAATGGACACTCAGATGGTGCTGATGCTGACCCAGGACGAGACCACGCACGCCAGGGTGCTGCGCTTCCTGGGCGCCGGGCACGTGGACGGCGCGCTGCTGCTGGCCCCGCACAAGCGGGACCCGCTGCCGGAGGCGGTGGCGAACCTGCCCATCCCGGTGGTCTTCGGCGGCAAGCTGTGGATGCCGGAGGACGGCCTGCACCTGGTGGACAACGACAACGTGGGCGGCGCGCGGATGGCCACCGAGCACCTGCTCGGCCTCGGCCGCCGCACGGTGGCCACCATCACCGGCCCCACGGATGAGAAGGCCGCGCTGGACCGGCTGACCGGCTGGCAACAGGCGATGGGCGTGAGCCAGGAGCGGGCCGACCGGCTGACCGCCTGCGGCGAGTTCACCCGGCAGGGCGGCGAGCAGGCCATGCGGGAGCTGCTCGAACGGCTGCCCGAGCTGGACGCGGTGTTCGCGGCGAACGACCTGATGGCCGACGGCGCGCTGCGGGCGCTGCGCGCGGCGGGCAAGCGGGTGCCCGAGGACATCGCGGTGATCGGCTTCGACGACCAGCCCGCGGTGGCCCCGCTGTCCGACCCGCCGCTGACCACCATCCGGCAGCACCCGGCCGAGCAGATGCGCCGGATGGTGCGGACGCTGCTCCGGCTGGTCGCGGGCGAGGAGGTCGAGCCCGGCCGGGAGGTCCTCCCGACCGAGCTGATCCGCCGCGCCTCGGCCTAG
- a CDS encoding FAD-dependent monooxygenase: MSAECVLVVGGGPVGLMGALLLARAGVPSVVLEAAAERATIGSRSICVQGDVLDVLERVGLGERVAAAGVTWHTGRTYYREHEVLTVRLPHRQGFPPFVNLPQTDLERLLDERVAAEPLVTVHLGHKVVGLSQDREGVEVVVSTPEGERTFRGSHCLAADGPRSLVRQLLDLPFQGYSFRDKFLIADIRAPLGHAAERRFYFDPPANPGRQVLVHPQPQGRWRIDWQVSDDFDLTEARSNGGLDTLVRSVVGEADYELEWASVYRFHQRCVPAMRIGRVLLAGDAAHVMSPFGARGLNSGIADAENAAWKIAFDRAGWGGPLLLHSYDAERRAAARENLRVTGETMRFLVPRTGAEQAYRRDVLERSVREPAARAKIDSGKLAEPFYYLDSPLTTPAQPTEIAAFPRDPGVPRPPLPGVLCPDTSLAGHGRLRPHFGPEFHLLTVASRPRLPKGPPVHVQPLEEAADGGALAEALRMPPGSAALVRPDGHLAAVLRAGDLGAGLVSALRRATGW; the protein is encoded by the coding sequence ATGAGTGCGGAGTGTGTGCTCGTGGTCGGCGGCGGCCCGGTCGGACTGATGGGCGCGCTGCTGCTGGCCAGGGCCGGGGTGCCCAGCGTGGTGCTGGAGGCGGCGGCGGAACGGGCCACCATCGGCAGCCGGTCCATCTGCGTGCAGGGCGACGTGCTGGACGTCCTGGAGCGGGTCGGGCTCGGCGAGCGGGTGGCCGCGGCCGGGGTCACCTGGCACACCGGGCGCACCTACTACCGCGAGCACGAGGTGCTCACCGTCCGGCTGCCGCACCGGCAGGGCTTCCCGCCGTTCGTGAACCTGCCGCAGACCGACCTGGAACGGCTGCTGGACGAGCGGGTCGCGGCCGAGCCGCTGGTCACCGTGCACCTGGGCCACAAGGTGGTCGGGCTGAGCCAGGACCGCGAGGGCGTCGAGGTGGTGGTGAGCACCCCCGAGGGCGAGCGGACCTTCCGGGGCAGCCACTGCCTGGCCGCCGACGGCCCGCGCTCGCTGGTCCGCCAGCTGCTGGACCTGCCGTTCCAGGGCTACAGCTTCCGGGACAAGTTCCTCATCGCGGACATCCGCGCCCCACTGGGCCACGCCGCCGAGCGCCGCTTCTACTTCGACCCGCCGGCCAACCCCGGCCGCCAGGTGCTGGTGCACCCGCAGCCGCAGGGCCGCTGGCGGATCGACTGGCAGGTGTCCGACGACTTCGACCTGACCGAGGCCAGGAGCAACGGCGGCCTGGACACCCTGGTCCGCTCGGTGGTCGGCGAGGCCGACTACGAGCTGGAGTGGGCCTCGGTCTACCGCTTCCACCAGCGCTGCGTGCCCGCGATGCGGATCGGCCGGGTGCTGCTGGCCGGGGACGCCGCGCACGTGATGAGCCCGTTCGGCGCGCGCGGCCTCAACTCCGGCATCGCGGACGCGGAGAACGCGGCCTGGAAGATCGCCTTCGACCGGGCAGGCTGGGGCGGCCCGCTGCTGCTGCACTCCTACGACGCCGAACGCCGGGCCGCGGCCAGGGAGAACCTGCGCGTCACCGGCGAGACCATGCGCTTCCTGGTGCCGCGCACCGGAGCCGAGCAGGCCTACCGCCGGGACGTGCTGGAGCGCAGCGTGCGCGAACCCGCGGCCCGCGCCAAGATCGACTCCGGCAAGCTGGCCGAGCCCTTCTACTACCTGGACTCCCCGCTGACCACGCCCGCCCAGCCCACCGAGATCGCCGCCTTCCCGCGCGACCCCGGCGTGCCCCGGCCGCCGCTGCCCGGCGTGCTGTGCCCGGACACGTCGCTGGCCGGGCACGGCAGGCTGCGCCCGCACTTCGGCCCGGAGTTCCACCTGCTCACCGTGGCCTCCCGGCCGCGCCTGCCCAAGGGCCCGCCGGTGCACGTGCAGCCGCTGGAGGAGGCCGCCGACGGCGGCGCGCTGGCCGAGGCGCTGCGGATGCCGCCCGGCTCGGCCGCGCTGGTCCGCCCGGACGGCCACCTGGCCGCGGTGCTGCGCGCTGGGGACCTGGGCGCGGGACTGGTCAGCGCGCTGCGTCGCGCGACCGGGTGGTGA
- a CDS encoding PspC domain-containing protein — MRVEETLRDLWSSRPRRPREDRKIAGVAAAIGNRYAIDPVVIRVALVVTAVYGGIGMIIYLLGWLILPGPDDRVSPLEALLGRGHSATPKPLTLLLIFGMLPAFGWAATTFIGGIFAMVLIVALAFFLHRSRGNSPVAPPSFPMPETTMTPGTPVTPVPPDQPTMDLRTPQPPPAPEQHTADLGIRPEQVTSQVEPPAATGTTQVVGAEVPEPSAETTSAHAAEAPVAPVSQPLPTPSFPPVTYPATGTPPQWDPLGAAPFAWDLPEPRHTAEVEPEPEPKRKTRVTGVTLALAFIVGSVTGILAGLVPWFTAPHVLGMVVAVLAIGTLVGAFRGGGRLLVVLGFPVAIVAIGLTASQYWTHTFGNEHHRITSVANLQPSYRIGAGSIELDLTQLDLTKPDPAKPDRSAGTNIVVGTGTIQVLVSKDVDVDLYCRAQVGTVQCLDNQRNGGGEVKLDDNGADGPGGGKLRLRAEVQGPGTVEVHRVG, encoded by the coding sequence ATGCGCGTCGAGGAGACGCTGCGCGACCTGTGGTCGTCGCGGCCACGGCGGCCCAGGGAAGATCGCAAGATCGCCGGGGTGGCCGCCGCGATCGGCAACCGCTACGCGATCGATCCGGTCGTGATCCGGGTCGCGCTCGTGGTGACGGCGGTCTACGGCGGCATCGGAATGATCATCTACCTGCTGGGCTGGCTGATCCTGCCCGGCCCCGACGACCGGGTGTCGCCGCTGGAGGCGCTGCTCGGCAGGGGCCACAGCGCCACGCCCAAGCCGCTGACCCTGTTGCTGATCTTCGGCATGCTGCCCGCCTTCGGCTGGGCGGCCACCACGTTCATCGGCGGCATCTTCGCCATGGTGCTGATCGTGGCGCTGGCGTTCTTCCTGCACCGCAGCCGGGGCAACAGCCCGGTCGCGCCACCCTCCTTCCCGATGCCGGAGACCACCATGACGCCCGGTACCCCGGTGACCCCGGTGCCGCCGGACCAGCCGACGATGGACCTGCGGACCCCGCAGCCGCCGCCTGCCCCCGAGCAGCACACGGCCGACCTGGGCATCCGCCCTGAGCAGGTGACCAGCCAGGTCGAGCCGCCTGCCGCGACCGGCACCACCCAGGTCGTCGGCGCTGAGGTCCCCGAGCCCAGCGCCGAGACCACCAGCGCGCACGCGGCGGAGGCCCCAGTGGCCCCGGTGTCCCAGCCGCTGCCCACGCCGAGCTTCCCGCCGGTGACCTACCCCGCCACCGGCACCCCGCCGCAGTGGGACCCGCTGGGCGCCGCGCCCTTCGCCTGGGACCTGCCGGAACCGCGCCACACCGCCGAGGTGGAGCCCGAGCCGGAACCCAAGCGCAAGACCAGGGTCACCGGGGTGACGCTGGCGCTGGCCTTCATCGTGGGCAGCGTGACCGGCATCCTGGCCGGACTGGTGCCCTGGTTCACCGCCCCGCACGTGCTGGGCATGGTGGTCGCGGTGCTGGCCATCGGCACCCTGGTCGGGGCCTTCCGCGGCGGCGGCAGGCTGCTGGTGGTGCTGGGCTTCCCGGTGGCGATCGTGGCGATCGGGCTGACCGCCTCGCAGTACTGGACGCACACCTTCGGCAACGAGCACCACCGGATCACCTCGGTGGCGAACCTGCAGCCGAGCTACCGGATCGGCGCCGGGTCCATCGAGCTGGACCTGACCCAGCTGGACCTGACCAAGCCGGACCCGGCCAAGCCGGACCGCTCGGCAGGCACCAACATCGTGGTCGGCACCGGGACGATCCAGGTGCTGGTGTCCAAGGACGTGGACGTCGACCTGTACTGCCGCGCGCAGGTGGGCACCGTGCAGTGCCTGGACAACCAGCGCAACGGCGGCGGCGAGGTCAAGTTGGACGACAACGGGGCGGACGGCCCCGGAGGCGGCAAGCTGCGCCTGCGCGCGGAAGTGCAGGGGCCGGGAACTGTGGAGGTGCACCGTGTCGGCTGA